The genomic segment TGAGACAGAACATGAGCTTGAGGGGAAAAACCTGATACATGAAAAGCCAAAACTCACATGACCACGTAACCAGACAAACAGACGACCAGACCCTGAGCAGAGGAAGAcaaaggacttaaatacacagaaggataatgagaggatggggaacaggtgggaacacagcaCACAAATCAgacctaacgagacaaggggaagcaaaactagacatACTGCACAgggactttcacaataaaacaggaaacaagattctttatttgtcacatgcatagttatacaagtacaaCATGCTGTGAAATGTATCTAAGCTTACAGCATCTGGTCTTCCCAGGcagtctcccatccaagtactaaccaagcccaaccctGCTTAACTTCCAAGATCAGGCAAGATCGGGTgtgctcagggtggtatggccgtaggAAAGCAAACATGGCAACACAAGCTTGACAATTAGAACATGGAACACGCAGACATGAAATAACTGAGGAGACATGGAACATAGCACATAGCACTGGCATGACAGAAAGTAAAACAATGTGGACAAGACAGACTATATAGAGGACAAGAAAAGACTCATAAATCATGGAGACATGGGTGAAACAAAACCCTAACTAAATAATACCACAAGAGCTTTATATTATGGAAAACTAACttaataaaaatcaaaaacacaaaataaactcaaaacgctgggtcacagaccctaAAAATGCTTATTATTAGTTTGTAGTCATCTTTGCTACTCTTTTGGATACCAAAGCTTTTCTCAAAGCTTTGAAAAACTGTACTAAAAAATAAAGACTGCAGAGAATCAATGGAATCCCATCTATATATGATCTCATTTTCCTAGACCCTCCAGAAATTGATTCCTCTGACCACTGGACTTGTTGGGGGCTCAGCCAGTGACTGTAAAGGCAGGCCACACAGCCACCATTAACATCCTCTTCAAAGGCAAACCAGATCCTAAGCTTACCAGGTATAAAGATGGTGTGAAGGTTATGGAGGATGAGAGGACCAAGGTGGAGCGGACAGATAATAGCACCTCATTGGTGCTGAGCAGGtggattaaaataaacagtgtcATCTTGTTTCATATGCAGATAcagttgttttttaattcacttTGGATGTTTACTTGATGCCTGAGAGAAGATTAGTGGCACATTTATGCGTTGTCTCAAGAGCGACTGTGGTGCTGCTGTTACTGACGTGCAACTCATTGTGATTGGTGGATGAAATCACACAATCATATCAatttaaagcactttttcaAACGGAGGTTTGTATTTAACTAACACATCACTTTCTTTAGACCGCCCAAAGCCTCCTCAAGGGAAAGTTAAGTTACTTGAACTGTCAGAGAAGTGTATCAAGATGAAACGGAAGGCTCGGAGGGACAACGGGGGTAAGCAGGTCACCAGTTTGTGATCGATCGCTGTATGGTAGGCAAGAGGTCCTGGAACAGGGTTGGATAACTGGATAGTAGCATTAATGCCTTCATTGATGACAAAGTGGAGGAGGGCCATGCATACTAGCATTGCATCACAGCCATCAATGGAAAGGGAATGAGTGACCCTCTGGAGACAGAGGAGGCCCGTGGTGCACCACGGTCCAACTGGAGGTGAAAGGTAAAGAGAAGTGCTTTGTGGTTTACAGTTCACTGTAGTTCAACTTCATTGCCATGCTAAAAGTTTCATATCCTGGATTTGAGATGTCTATTGACAACTGTTTAAAATCCACTTATCCAGAGCCTCCAGGTACAGCATCACAGCCTCAGGTGTCTAATTTAACTAAGAACACCGTGACAGTGAGTTGGAGTCCTCCAGCCAGTGATGGAGGAGCCTCAGTTCACGGCTACATCTGTGAACTGAGGAGAAAGAAAGGCTGCAAATCCATAAGGAGCTACTCACTGGTCAGGCTTGGAGCAGCGTGCCAAGCCAAGCTATCTCATGCATCACTGCAAACTTTTTACTGAAATCAGTGTTACTGTTACAAGCCGAAGTGCCCATTTTAGCATTTTATCTAAAAACCCCTGACTCCTAACCTAGGTTCCTTACTGATGCTACATTCACATCTGGCACATTCACACCTTTATTACTGTTTCCAGAATCCAACTTCATGGTGTATGGATTGGTGGAAGATATGGAGTATGAGTGACCAGTGTAAACAGGGCTGGTGCAGGCACTCCCAGCAACATTTCTAATCCCATGCTGGCTAAAAATCCAGCATGTAAGTCTTCCCCTCACAGtgtcttatttattttctttcctgAATCAGCAGGATGTAGCCCATCAGTATGTAGGCTCCCATATTGAAGCTTTGAGTTTTGAATTTGTGTCATAACCACTTTGGTAGTCATttgctttatcacctatttTACTCTAAATGGATACCATACTGTATtaaaaaagacttgaaactagCAACTTAGACCATACAGTGATTTGGAAAATTTTTACTCAGGTCAAAAATTAAGTGTAAAGTTTTGCCATTTCTAATGTATGGTTTCGCTTTTTTTATGCCCCTGttggccatttaaaaaaaacaaaaaatcccagAGTTCATTCACTTTTTATATGTGGAGTTTATGTTCAGCTTTCATTTATAGTAAATGTTCCTTTTATTTCTGTacctaaatatttgatttattCAACAGTAttataaatgtaattttcccCTGAAGCAGCTCCTGGCCTAGTGAGGAACCTGGGTGTGTCTGATTCCACAAACTCCTCCATTTCTCTAAAGTGGACTCCTCCATGCCCATCAAGGAGATGCTGAGACGTGGAGGAAAGCCACTAAGATCCCCGTCTCCTATACTGCCTTCACAGTGGTGGGACTTCAGGAGCGGATGAAGTACCACTTTCGTGTCCAAGCTGTCAATGAAAAAGGGGTGGGGGAGCCCAGTGAGCTAGCAGAAGGTGTATTGGCCATAATCGTGTGGTTTTCCAGGCTGGAAAGGAAATTTGCCTTGACTTCAGCTTCAGTGTAAGACTTCATCAGTGAAATAAAGTGGCTAATATTTAACAGTTGTCTTTCTCTTCAGGAGTATGTAATAACTGTACCTcaaaacacaaaccacaaaAATCCAGTCAGACATACTTATATCCAAGATGGCATTCTCAGCACAGGAAGACAGGTCATCACAAACACCAAGAATCACTCCCAGTCATTCATTTCTTCAACTCAGCGACTTGACTCTGGCATCTGTTCTCCTGAAGAATAACTATGGAGAGGCTCACTATGAAGTCCATGTCAAGGTTATAGGTAAGTGACCAATGCTTCATTATTTACTCCCCACTTTGTCCTTCTTTAATGATTATATTTTGTAACAAGAAGTCCCTTCAGATgcatttttgctgcttttatgGCTTTATACAAACTTCCAGATCTGTCAAGAGAAATTTACAGTAATTTCTTCCTCTTGTTCTCCTGCTGCTGTACTCAGATGTTCCCCAGCCGCCAAAGAACCTCCAGTTGGTGGAGGAGATCCCGGACACAGTGACTCTGCAATGGGATCACACCCCTGACCTGGCTGATGAGGATCAGGCAACACATTATGTACAGCTTCCTGGTTTACTGTAACTGAGTGTGTTTTCATTAGCAAGTACACTGTTACTGGACTGCTTCCAGGAAGGAAGTACTATTTTTAGGGTCACTGCACAGAATTCAGTTGGTGACAGGGATCCCTTAGATTCAAAGCAACTTTTCGTCATCGCCAAGGTGACAGGTAAAAGTAGTGTATTTCTCAGTCTTTCCTATATTATACATATCAGATGGCTATACACGCTCTTCACTCAGATTTATTTATGTCTGCTGTGTGTTTCCAAAAGAGCATCAGCAGCCTTCAGGGGAAGGAATATGCATTACCTCAAAGTCATGTTAAACTTACTTTCCTGCTGCCCCTGAAGGACCAAGCCGTTCTCAGAGGACATGACTGCACCATGAGCTGTGCCTAACAGGGGCTGCCAACTCCACAGGTATGAAAGACATGGCTGCTGATACCAGCAACCATAATGTATGTGAAGCAAAATTTAAAACATCTGTGTGTATAATCTTTGTACACACAGATGTTCACTTCTGTTGCCCACAAGTAAAAATATTTCCCCTTTGTAGGCTTGCTGGTATCAAGGGGAATCCATGATCTCTGATTCCACTCGCTTTTGGCACCGCACAGTTAATGGAGTGTGCACTCTAGTCATCCCCACTTGTGGAGCTCAAGACAATGTAGAATACACTCTGGTGCTGGAAAACCCTCTGGGGATGGTCAAGTGTGCCTGTAGCCTAGTGGTGTATGGTAGGTTCTACAATGAGAGAGGGTGGAGAGTggaataattaataatttataATGATATTACCTTACTAAATATATATCTGTATGTGGTGACTTCCAGATAAAGATGACAAGGGTCTGCTGGAGAGCTGCCTGGCTaatcagaaaaacaaagagaagctTATTTTGTAAGGAGTCTTCTATAATTGGCCACTTCTCTCATTCTTACATTGCTGTTGGTATTTTCACTCATTCTGGCTTGACTAAGTTCTGTTTATCACCGATTATAACCGTTTGGCATGCTGTAGTTacccttttctgtttttaggtTTTGCAATTCTGGTAATACTTTTGACAAACACTAGAGGTCAGACTCTCACTCTTCCTTCAGGAGTGGCTAAATGTTTGGTACGTTTGTGCTCCTCATTAGTCAGCTCGTTCAGCCAGAGAGATTGTCTTTTATCTTTAGCTCACAAATGCTTttctgtcttaaaaaaaaataagaaagaaagaaaagaatagaagaaaaatgatttttttttccttctaggTGTCCAGTTCTTCCAGAATAGCTTGTTTCACAGGACTCTGCATCAGGCCACCTATTAAAAAAACCTCCAGTTTGTTGCTCTAGTTTGTGTGTGAACTTAAGATTCAAATCAAACCAAGTTAATTCACGGTACACGTTGCACCACATCCACAACAGACAATAGTGTGAGAATAGTTTTCTGCCAATTATGCAAAAGGCCACAATTTAAAGCTCACTTATCCCCATGGCTTACTTTGCGGATCTGTACCATGTAATTACAATGACCTGTGCTTGAAGGCAGGCTGGAGCCGTTGTCAGATATCTTTCTTTTCTTGCACGCCCAGCATTGCTTGGCGTATTGGActgtgctttaaaaaacaaaaatcaaagttCCCTCAAGATGtatttcaaacaaaaacaagaacttGTTTACCTCAAAGTGCTACAGGGCCTCAGGTACAACAAAGTTTTTAGGACAGTCTGCACAGATCCATTttcacttctttgtttttggttgtcttttgttttgaggtttgtttggggttttttgcttAGTTTTTTGCATCTTTTGGCCAGTGGCACAAATCTGCAGCCGATTTGAGGTCAGGTGATCAACTTTGCATGCCAGCTGCTTGGCCACTGCTTGCATGGTTTTTATGTGTAGGATTGCTGACCTACTGTATTGCCTTAAAATGCAATGCCTGTATAAAGGGTGTATTTGAGTCCAACAGTAATTATACAGATTCTACTTTCAACCTTAATGTCCACTTAACCACAGTGTTATCCATTCCTTTTAAATCCAGTGCTTTAAAAAATACCAGATTACTTTTCATCTGCATATCCGACAGTCTCTTTAAAAGACATTGCCTCAGAGCAGCCTGGTGCTGCTTGAGACTGAGTGTGGTCTGGTAAGGAGCTGCCAGCCTGACAGAGAGGGGTTACAACCCCTCTCTGTCCTTGCGTCACTATTGCTGGCGCCCACAACTCCATTTGTATAGACCCACCAGAGGACTGGCAGTCAGACTGCCAGGTTCAAATCAATCAAGCACCAAAAGGCACTAAACTGACGTCACAGGTACCTTCCGCTTCTCCCCTATTCAGCTAAGACACAATAAAGTTGAAATACCGTGGAGTGAAACTTTGAATGGTCAGTCTCGGCATTTCAAAGAAACTAAAGGCTGCTGCACTCAAACGGAACTTAATGCTTGTGCATTTCTAATGGATTTCTTTGATGTTTTATGGTATCACATTTTCAATAATGTGATtaagagtgttttttttttaaactttcttcACTCTTCAGGAGTGACATTATTTCATCAGTTTCATGTATATTTCGTGTCTCACCAAGTCTGTTTTTATAAGGGCCAGAAAAGAGATACTTATTTCTTAGAAGACTGGACTTCTTTGATGGCAAGACTTTGGCTGCAAATGAATGGGACACATTTGAAGAGAACTGGCACAGATTCAGCAGGACAAAATTCTTAagatgtctgtgtgcatgttgaGGAAGAAAATACAGA from the Oreochromis niloticus isolate F11D_XX linkage group LG7, O_niloticus_UMD_NMBU, whole genome shotgun sequence genome contains:
- the LOC100704322 gene encoding LOW QUALITY PROTEIN: immunoglobulin superfamily member 22 (The sequence of the model RefSeq protein was modified relative to this genomic sequence to represent the inferred CDS: inserted 6 bases in 4 codons; deleted 3 bases in 2 codons; substituted 2 bases at 2 genomic stop codons) yields the protein MEKRGEKKKPPTEEEMLKILAGADKKDYGRICAEYGFSDIRGILEKFKEMKKTVEVEMVRVLKPLEDISAKADIVFDTVLELKDPNIMMQCFLMNCLKSCLTSSQKKIFPEVVLQVKEKGGKRDEKSDVPLSEDGLTYTLKIKDVKATDTGNYTISTGDLTATLLLFIERFPIKFTSHLKNVCVHERSTARLECEMSSKDVHIHWLKDGCDITASGRYIFMREGKRAEVIIEECQLADEGEYSVVCTQENDTYEYVTSAKVTVDECFASLKSAMSDVQCSTGSPAELSVVLDDEVDGVWLKDGVEFSKLNGVQLVKQGAVHKLIFSGVNESHESKYTFRAKGAESEAVLSIADPPEIDSSPLDLLGAQPVTVKAGHTATINILFKGKPDPKLTRYKDGVKVMEDERTKVERTDNSTSLVLSRWIKINSVILFHMQIQLFFNSLWMFLTDATFTSGTFTPLLLFPESNFMVYGLVEDMEYEXTSVNRAGAGTPSNISNPMLAKNPASAPGLVRNLGVSDSTNSSISLKWTPPCPSXGDAETWRKATKIPVSYTAFTVVGLQERMKYHFRVQAVNEKGVGEPSELAEGVLAIIVWFSRLERKFALTSASVXDFISEIKWLIFNSCLSLQEYVITVPQNTNHKNPVRHTYIQDGILSTGRQVITNTKNHSQSFISSTQRLDSGIXVLLKNNYGEAHYEVHVKVIDVPQPPKNLQLVEEIPDTVTLQWDHTPDLADEDQATHYXTASWFTVTECVFISKYTVTGLLPGRKYYFRVTAQNSVGDRDPLDSKQLFVIAKVTGKSSSISSLQGKEYALPQSHVKLTFLLPLKDQAVLRGHDCTMSCAXQGLPTPQACWYQGESMISDSTRFWHRTVNGVCTLVIPTCGAQDNVEYTLVLENPLGMVKCACSLVVYDKDDKGLLESCLANQKNKEKLILFCNSGNTFDKH